The Pseudomonas sp. G2-4 genome window below encodes:
- a CDS encoding GNAT family N-acetyltransferase yields the protein MSLSQRPTYLYRSMTAADVPAAHALSVQLKWPHRLEDWAMLQRVAQGFVVEDQGRLIGTAFTCPQGSHATIGLVIVDDEYQGQGIGRKLMELAIEACGSRTAILNATLAGAPLYASQGFVDFGHVQQHQGQARGPALQELAAGERCRTLTTADHAELIRLANAGSGLDRTAILNDLFDVVEHAVGLEQGGHLCAFALLRPFGRGRCIGPVIAQNPEQAKHLIALLLAQVPDAFVRIDIPSNSGLAPWLEEAGLKHVDTVAQMARGTPPEATGAVRQFVLVTQAIG from the coding sequence ATGTCCCTTTCGCAACGCCCCACTTACCTCTATCGTTCCATGACCGCCGCCGATGTCCCTGCGGCACACGCCTTGTCCGTGCAGTTGAAATGGCCCCACCGCTTGGAGGACTGGGCGATGCTGCAGCGCGTCGCCCAAGGTTTCGTGGTGGAAGATCAAGGTCGCCTGATCGGTACTGCCTTCACCTGCCCCCAGGGTAGCCACGCCACCATCGGCCTGGTGATTGTCGATGATGAGTACCAGGGCCAGGGGATCGGTCGCAAGCTGATGGAACTGGCCATCGAGGCCTGCGGATCGCGGACCGCCATCCTCAATGCGACGTTGGCCGGCGCCCCGTTGTATGCCAGCCAGGGGTTCGTTGACTTCGGGCATGTCCAGCAGCATCAGGGCCAAGCGCGGGGGCCTGCCCTCCAGGAGTTGGCCGCCGGCGAACGTTGCCGCACGTTGACCACAGCCGATCACGCCGAGCTGATCCGGCTGGCCAATGCCGGCAGTGGGCTGGACCGAACAGCCATTCTCAATGACTTGTTCGATGTCGTTGAACATGCCGTGGGCCTGGAGCAAGGCGGTCACTTGTGCGCCTTCGCCCTGCTGCGCCCCTTTGGCCGTGGTCGCTGCATTGGCCCGGTCATTGCCCAAAACCCTGAGCAGGCCAAGCACCTGATCGCGCTGCTGCTGGCCCAGGTGCCGGATGCCTTCGTGCGCATCGACATTCCCTCGAACAGCGGCCTGGCCCCCTGGTTGGAAGAAGCCGGGCTCAAGCACGTCGACACCGTCGCCCAGATGGCCCGTGGCACCCCCCCGGAGGCCACCGGCGCGGTGCGGCAGTTCGTGCTGGTGACCCAAGCCATTGGCTGA
- a CDS encoding DUF6161 domain-containing protein — MTTLVLKALSGEHFEFDYLVDQYDFMRNELNFWKPKIKNLQQKGKSSPHQALENLEACVAIFEYHLAQEENYLLDEEPPEEELSDVWIFSNSPATIKWLEIYSNAPAIAAGFYDAIFLGRSDKQGSFNDFSGYLAAYEFKLPLQNSFAQRSISEAAVIRGIHSNFFKVKYRLVKKARKEMNQFAQWQKQEENAWATRLETLESTYKEKLRLEGPATYWAKKAMEHQTRGYIWTGVLSVTLFFSVIGLWTSFNLWLSGDRTPIALNHIEGALIFVTLISTLAFTVKTLSKLVFSAFHLQRDAEEREQLTHLYLTLSKDTQVDDESRKIILQSLFSRSETGLISNESGPTMPGLTDLLSAFKKG; from the coding sequence ATGACAACACTCGTGCTGAAAGCGTTGAGCGGAGAGCATTTTGAATTCGACTACCTCGTCGACCAATATGATTTCATGCGAAATGAATTGAATTTTTGGAAACCAAAAATAAAAAATCTCCAACAAAAAGGAAAATCGAGTCCCCATCAGGCCTTGGAAAATTTAGAGGCCTGCGTAGCGATATTCGAATATCACCTCGCTCAGGAAGAGAATTACCTGCTTGACGAGGAGCCGCCAGAAGAAGAACTTTCTGACGTCTGGATTTTCAGCAACTCACCCGCCACAATCAAATGGCTGGAGATTTATTCGAACGCCCCTGCTATTGCCGCCGGTTTCTACGATGCAATTTTCCTGGGAAGAAGTGACAAGCAAGGCTCATTTAACGACTTCAGCGGATACTTGGCCGCGTATGAGTTCAAACTTCCCCTGCAAAATTCTTTCGCACAGCGCTCCATCTCAGAAGCGGCGGTGATACGTGGAATTCACTCGAATTTCTTCAAGGTCAAATACAGGCTCGTAAAAAAAGCAAGAAAGGAGATGAACCAATTTGCCCAGTGGCAAAAGCAGGAAGAGAACGCCTGGGCAACCCGCCTTGAAACGCTAGAGTCCACGTATAAGGAAAAGCTTCGGCTGGAGGGCCCCGCGACCTATTGGGCAAAAAAAGCCATGGAACACCAGACACGTGGTTATATCTGGACAGGCGTACTCAGCGTTACCTTGTTTTTCTCCGTCATCGGCCTGTGGACGTCCTTCAATCTATGGCTGAGTGGTGACCGCACACCGATCGCCCTCAATCATATCGAGGGCGCGCTCATTTTCGTCACCCTTATCTCAACCTTGGCCTTTACCGTCAAAACACTCTCCAAGTTGGTTTTCAGCGCTTTCCACCTTCAACGGGATGCAGAAGAGCGAGAGCAGCTTACCCACTTGTACCTGACGCTGAGCAAAGACACGCAAGTGGACGACGAATCGAGAAAAATCATCCTTCAATCGCTGTTCAGCCGCTCGGAGACCGGTCTTATCTCCAACGAGTCCGGGCCGACCATGCCAGGGCTGACTGACCTGCTGTCTGCTTTCAAAAAGGGCTGA
- a CDS encoding cupin domain-containing protein, whose translation MLEPTAVLLAHADGRLASTPFTPGSLGANDPFDRLIAYAGADGMAAGVVRASGRFSVDDYPFNETIVVHAGAVTLRSQAQTLQLKPGESAVIGLGTALEVEAQAESLWAFCADVPVVDARHPGLTALPAHTHLSPSAAPDDEILISPPPQCRSHNLFVEEATNLRIGVWDSTPYTRRSRPHKLHELMHVLEGSITLQTADGSDLTVNTGDTVFVPLNAPCAWQSSVYVRKVYVVK comes from the coding sequence ATGCTCGAACCGACCGCAGTGCTGTTGGCACACGCCGATGGCCGTCTCGCTTCAACCCCGTTCACGCCAGGTTCGCTGGGCGCCAACGATCCGTTTGACCGACTCATCGCCTATGCCGGGGCGGATGGCATGGCTGCCGGTGTGGTCCGGGCGAGTGGCCGGTTCAGCGTCGATGACTACCCCTTCAATGAAACCATCGTGGTGCATGCCGGCGCGGTCACCCTCAGGAGTCAGGCGCAAACGCTGCAGCTCAAGCCAGGTGAGAGCGCGGTGATCGGCCTGGGGACGGCCCTTGAAGTGGAGGCGCAAGCTGAGTCCCTCTGGGCATTCTGCGCTGATGTCCCGGTGGTTGACGCGCGTCATCCCGGGCTCACGGCGCTCCCCGCCCACACCCATCTCTCGCCCTCCGCGGCACCGGATGATGAGATCCTGATCAGCCCGCCGCCCCAATGTCGTTCGCACAATCTGTTTGTCGAAGAAGCGACCAACCTGCGTATCGGCGTCTGGGACTCGACGCCATACACCCGCCGCTCACGGCCGCATAAACTGCATGAACTGATGCACGTGCTCGAAGGCAGCATCACCTTGCAGACAGCCGATGGCAGCGACCTGACGGTCAACACTGGCGATACCGTGTTCGTGCCCCTGAATGCGCCGTGTGCCTGGCAGAGCAGCGTCTATGTGCGCAAGGTCTACGTCGTCAAATAG